A window of Eubacteriaceae bacterium ES3 contains these coding sequences:
- a CDS encoding DEAD/DEAH box helicase, producing MESIEAVKAGLLAGLIDKNSLSLEQYRPRLLINDSSKGQKVLTSLITELRQCEEFFFSVAFITESGVVSLLNTLIDLEKKNVKGRIIASRYLEFTQPKALKRLLDFKNIDLRIVTSGNHHTKGYIFRKKDVYSLIVGSSNLTQNALSSNKEWNLKISSMEKGSLIHETLSEFDTLYQSAIPVTGEWIDQYEAIYIRNLIQKSQVNKPEKGEISNVADYRSGYQVDYQISTAKTPTFQLDPIMPNKMQIKALLGIDKLRDEGEKKALLVSATGTGKTYLAAFDVRKVEPARLLFIAHREQLLNQAMESFKKVIGDQIECGKLMGNLAKRNIRYLFSTVQTLSKDEYLYSFRPDDFDYIIVDESHRAGANTYQKILNYLKPDFLLGMTATPERTDEHNICADFDYNIAYEIRLQEAMEEDLLCPFHYFGISEIMVEGQLIDDTVEFKYLTSDERVNHIISQLKRYGHDSNKVNGLVFCSRNEEAKTLSEKFNLRGYKTISLSGSDSSDRREEMIRRLEGDGDDKLDYIFSVDLFNEGLDVPTLNQIIMLRPTQSAIIFVQQLGRGLRKAQNKEFVVVLDFIGNYKNNFMIPMALSDDRSFNKDTIRRYTVEGTRVIPGASTINFDEISRSKIYEAIDQVNFASVKYMKESYLNLKYRLGRIPTFMDFETHDSMDLEVLFNSNTGSYHEFLKKYEEDYYSEFNEIQEVMITFISKKLAIGKRPHELLVLKYILEGKLNPLSAMKKKLETEYRIEIKEKTLTNVTNVLTNQFLAGTGKNTFKYAVFLDGENASSVLLKQLKDEVFRKYLLELVDYGLFRNAKYYGNRYQNSAFSLYQKYSYEDACRLLEWDKCGVAQNIGGYKYDEKSKTYPVFINYHKSEDIDASINYQDRFLSPSRIIAISKHRRRLSSNDVRTALESQKYGIDMELFVRKNKDDKGANEFYYLGKMIPTGEAKEFLMRDTNKTAVEINYQLDVPVREDIYEYLSDIPDDI from the coding sequence GGCCGGATAATTGCCTCCAGATATTTGGAGTTTACCCAACCCAAGGCTTTAAAGCGGTTGTTAGATTTTAAGAATATAGATTTGCGGATTGTCACGAGCGGTAATCACCATACCAAAGGTTACATTTTTCGAAAAAAAGATGTCTACAGTTTAATTGTTGGGAGCAGCAACCTTACCCAAAACGCATTGTCATCGAACAAGGAATGGAATCTGAAAATCTCTTCGATGGAAAAGGGGTCTTTAATCCATGAAACCTTAAGTGAATTTGATACCTTATATCAATCTGCTATTCCTGTCACAGGCGAATGGATTGACCAGTACGAAGCGATTTACATCCGTAATTTGATTCAAAAAAGTCAGGTAAATAAACCAGAGAAAGGTGAAATATCAAATGTAGCAGATTATCGAAGTGGTTATCAAGTTGACTATCAAATAAGCACTGCAAAAACGCCGACCTTTCAGCTCGATCCGATTATGCCAAATAAAATGCAAATCAAGGCACTACTTGGCATTGATAAGCTTCGTGATGAAGGGGAAAAGAAGGCTTTACTGGTATCTGCAACGGGGACCGGAAAAACCTATCTAGCGGCTTTTGACGTAAGAAAAGTAGAACCGGCGAGGCTGCTTTTTATTGCTCACCGTGAACAGCTGTTAAATCAGGCTATGGAAAGCTTTAAGAAGGTTATTGGTGACCAGATTGAGTGTGGAAAATTAATGGGGAATTTAGCCAAAAGAAATATACGATATTTATTTTCTACAGTTCAAACTTTATCCAAAGATGAATATCTATATTCATTTAGACCAGATGATTTTGATTATATCATTGTTGATGAAAGTCATCGGGCGGGGGCTAATACCTATCAAAAGATATTAAACTATTTAAAGCCAGACTTTTTATTAGGTATGACCGCTACGCCAGAAAGAACAGATGAGCATAATATTTGTGCTGATTTTGATTATAATATTGCTTATGAAATACGGCTGCAAGAAGCCATGGAAGAGGATTTGTTATGTCCCTTCCATTATTTTGGAATCTCGGAAATTATGGTCGAAGGGCAATTGATTGATGATACCGTGGAATTTAAATATCTGACTTCAGATGAACGCGTTAATCATATTATTAGTCAGTTAAAGCGCTACGGCCATGATAGTAATAAGGTTAATGGACTTGTCTTTTGTTCGCGTAATGAGGAAGCTAAAACTTTATCTGAAAAATTCAATCTCAGGGGTTATAAAACTATCTCCTTGTCAGGTTCGGATTCAAGCGATCGGCGGGAAGAAATGATTCGACGGTTGGAAGGTGATGGTGATGACAAACTCGATTATATTTTTAGTGTGGACTTATTTAATGAAGGTCTAGATGTGCCGACATTGAATCAAATTATTATGCTGCGTCCGACCCAATCAGCGATTATTTTTGTTCAGCAACTGGGCCGTGGCCTGCGTAAAGCGCAGAATAAAGAGTTTGTTGTGGTACTTGACTTTATCGGGAATTACAAGAATAATTTTATGATTCCCATGGCTTTATCCGATGATCGAAGTTTTAACAAAGATACAATTCGTCGATATACAGTCGAAGGAACCCGGGTAATTCCAGGTGCATCAACCATCAATTTTGATGAGATTTCCAGAAGTAAAATCTACGAAGCCATCGATCAAGTCAATTTTGCTAGCGTCAAATACATGAAAGAAAGCTATCTAAATTTAAAGTATCGTTTGGGTCGAATTCCAACCTTTATGGATTTTGAGACCCACGATTCCATGGATTTAGAAGTTTTATTTAATAGCAATACTGGTTCATACCATGAATTTCTAAAAAAGTATGAGGAGGATTATTATTCTGAATTTAATGAAATTCAAGAAGTTATGATCACTTTTATTTCAAAGAAACTAGCGATAGGGAAAAGACCCCATGAATTGTTGGTGCTTAAATACATTTTAGAAGGGAAATTAAACCCTTTATCTGCTATGAAAAAGAAGCTGGAGACGGAATACAGAATTGAGATAAAAGAAAAAACGCTCACTAATGTGACCAATGTTTTGACCAATCAATTTCTCGCGGGAACTGGGAAAAATACCTTTAAATATGCAGTTTTTCTAGATGGTGAAAATGCCTCATCTGTCCTTTTAAAACAGCTAAAAGATGAGGTTTTTAGAAAATATTTGTTGGAATTAGTAGATTATGGACTGTTTCGAAATGCAAAATATTATGGAAACCGCTATCAAAACAGTGCCTTTTCCCTTTACCAAAAATATTCTTATGAGGATGCTTGCCGCTTGCTTGAATGGGATAAATGTGGAGTTGCACAAAATATTGGTGGCTATAAATACGATGAAAAATCGAAAACATATCCAGTCTTTATCAATTACCACAAAAGCGAAGATATCGATGCTTCAATCAATTATCAAGATCGGTTTTTATCACCTTCTCGAATAATAGCCATTTCTAAGCATAGAAGAAGGTTGAGCTCAAATGATGTTAGAACGGCGCTCGAGTCTCAGAAATATGGAATAGACATGGAATTGTTCGTACGAAAAAATAAGGATGATAAAGGAGCTAATGAATTTTATTACTTGGGAAAAATGATACCTACTGGTGAGGCTAAAGAGTTTTTAATGCGTGATACCAATAAAACTGCGGTAGAAATCAATTATCAGTTAGATGTCCCAGTACGTGAAGACATCTATGAGTATCTTTCTGATATTCCTGATGATATATAG
- a CDS encoding EAL domain-containing protein, translating into MIVFIIFTILFNIMLRDFLESKVTSELTKDSQIIAEVVNTDFTRYDEIVRQMLTNAELLDYLKASTSYSEHQKNPMADRITSIVADIQASDEDISLVWLGSRAMNGIITPDKMYVSPDWFILEQRPWYTDMLLSDSLITHSQPYVDVVTGDLIISIVAPVYDGEELIGNVGLDISLKTIKNFVQSYSFSENGYAFLLYKDGQYIVHPNAAYVMNKSIFDENNQLAEIGSQMLSGSSGIVEYVEDKTDYYVAYSPIKSNDWSVGSVIPKSELRNQLMILNIMSLIIIIAEVIILIGYIFNQRLSRDFSELKKLYADIQEYSVQLTAKDEYIKNLAYLDPLTGIANRRRFLEYLENALSSHHPGAVIMVDLDNFKEINDTMGHVFGDKVLQEIVGLLMQLEVNEHLKISRFGGDEFLVLIDNIEELEKIDQHARDILKVFSEKIIVADELVSIGVSMGISLFPNDSRQIDQLIMNADLAMYRVKRSGRNNYLYFDKSMTDEMMEKTRITSKLKGALTNGGFTLLYQPQVDVETCSVFGFEALIRLKSNEYYPQTFIPVAEEDGSIIAIGRWVVNEVVTQLSHWREKGLILKPVAINFSAKQMEDSGFADYLDRLLKKHDLSPELIEIEITETAIMENKEEAMKVLDALKAIGVHLSLDDFGTGYSSLSYLTFMPIDKIKLDKSLCDRYLETTTQRVIENLIDISHTLGMQVVAEGIEDSRQFQLLKKSGCDFIQGYLFSKPVNTMQTEMIYDQVFEECTGDMS; encoded by the coding sequence ATGATTGTTTTCATCATTTTTACCATTCTTTTTAATATTATGCTGCGGGATTTTCTGGAAAGTAAAGTAACCTCGGAGCTCACGAAAGATTCGCAGATTATTGCTGAAGTAGTCAACACAGATTTTACCCGCTATGATGAAATCGTTCGACAAATGTTAACCAATGCTGAACTGCTGGATTATCTTAAAGCCTCCACAAGCTATAGTGAGCACCAAAAAAATCCTATGGCAGACAGAATTACTTCTATTGTTGCCGATATTCAGGCCAGTGATGAGGATATATCCCTGGTATGGCTGGGCAGTCGAGCGATGAACGGGATTATTACACCGGATAAAATGTATGTCAGTCCGGACTGGTTTATTCTTGAGCAGCGGCCATGGTACACGGATATGTTGTTGAGTGATTCACTGATTACCCATTCCCAGCCTTATGTGGATGTGGTAACCGGGGATCTGATTATTTCAATTGTTGCGCCAGTATATGATGGTGAAGAACTGATTGGAAATGTCGGCTTGGATATCAGTCTTAAAACCATTAAGAACTTTGTCCAGTCCTATAGCTTCAGTGAGAATGGATACGCATTTTTGCTCTATAAAGATGGTCAGTATATTGTTCATCCAAATGCTGCTTATGTGATGAATAAAAGTATTTTTGACGAAAATAATCAGCTGGCAGAAATCGGAAGTCAGATGCTTAGTGGAAGTTCTGGTATTGTTGAATATGTGGAAGATAAAACGGACTATTATGTGGCTTACAGTCCTATAAAAAGCAACGACTGGTCGGTGGGATCGGTTATCCCCAAAAGTGAATTGAGAAATCAGCTGATGATTTTAAATATTATGAGCCTGATCATTATCATTGCGGAAGTCATCATTTTAATCGGTTATATTTTTAATCAGCGACTCAGCCGGGATTTTTCAGAACTGAAGAAATTGTACGCAGATATTCAGGAATATTCTGTTCAGTTAACCGCTAAAGATGAATATATCAAAAACCTGGCTTATCTGGATCCTTTAACCGGGATTGCCAACCGCCGCCGCTTTCTTGAGTATCTGGAAAATGCATTGAGCAGCCATCATCCGGGGGCTGTGATTATGGTTGATCTGGATAATTTTAAAGAAATTAATGACACTATGGGCCACGTATTTGGGGATAAAGTTCTGCAGGAAATCGTTGGTTTGCTGATGCAGCTGGAAGTCAATGAACACCTTAAAATCAGTCGATTTGGCGGTGATGAATTTTTGGTTTTGATAGATAATATTGAAGAGCTGGAAAAAATTGACCAGCACGCAAGGGATATACTAAAGGTCTTTTCTGAAAAAATTATTGTTGCCGATGAACTGGTTTCGATTGGAGTCAGTATGGGGATTTCACTTTTCCCTAACGACAGCAGGCAAATTGACCAGTTGATTATGAATGCGGATTTGGCCATGTATCGGGTAAAAAGATCCGGCAGAAACAATTATCTGTATTTTGATAAAAGTATGACTGACGAGATGATGGAGAAAACCCGAATTACCAGTAAGCTCAAGGGCGCATTGACTAATGGTGGTTTTACTCTGCTTTATCAGCCGCAAGTTGATGTGGAAACCTGTAGCGTGTTTGGTTTTGAAGCATTAATCAGACTAAAAAGCAACGAGTATTATCCCCAGACCTTTATTCCTGTAGCTGAAGAAGATGGCAGTATCATCGCTATTGGTCGCTGGGTTGTGAATGAGGTGGTCACCCAGTTGTCCCACTGGCGGGAAAAGGGTCTGATACTTAAGCCGGTGGCCATTAACTTTTCAGCCAAACAAATGGAGGATTCCGGTTTTGCTGATTATTTGGATCGTCTTTTAAAAAAGCATGATTTGTCTCCGGAACTGATTGAGATCGAAATCACTGAAACGGCCATTATGGAAAACAAGGAAGAGGCGATGAAAGTTCTGGATGCGCTCAAGGCGATTGGTGTTCACTTATCTTTGGATGATTTTGGTACGGGCTACTCTTCGCTCAGTTATCTGACCTTTATGCCGATTGATAAGATTAAACTGGATAAAAGCCTCTGTGACCGATATCTGGAAACGACAACTCAGCGGGTGATTGAAAATCTTATCGATATCTCCCATACGCTGGGGATGCAGGTGGTCGCCGAGGGAATTGAAGACAGCAGACAGTTTCAGTTGCTTAAAAAGAGCGGCTGCGATTTTATTCAGGGTTACCTTTTTTCAAAACCGGTTAATACAATGCAGACAGAGATGATTTATGATCAGGTGTTTGAAGAGTGTACAGGCGACATGTCGTAA
- a CDS encoding ABC transporter ATPase, which produces MSEKLTTVQYLGSLNEVYRVPEKGKGFGNAYQEYVIRPKDDPSIELGRIKFQKGARQESDSEEGVIDSDLLEIVRDRLKLFQEGEFACQENTMALVHIETAIMWLNRRVEDRIKRDVSGTHKK; this is translated from the coding sequence ATGAGTGAAAAATTAACAACGGTTCAATATTTGGGGAGTTTAAATGAAGTTTACCGTGTTCCGGAAAAGGGAAAAGGATTCGGAAATGCCTATCAGGAGTACGTTATTCGGCCCAAAGATGACCCCAGCATCGAACTGGGTCGTATAAAATTTCAAAAAGGGGCACGGCAGGAGTCCGATTCGGAAGAAGGCGTAATTGATTCTGATTTACTGGAAATTGTCAGAGACCGCTTAAAGCTTTTTCAGGAAGGTGAGTTTGCCTGTCAGGAAAATACCATGGCCCTGGTTCATATCGAAACAGCGATCATGTGGCTTAATCGGCGGGTTGAAGACCGGATTAAACGGGATGTCAGTGGGACCCACAAAAAATAA
- a CDS encoding diguanylate cyclase has product MKNIEEEIRLLLKTYLDTYFLNRDFIGTMKMIGPGVSGFGTGLDERAYNYNDFEVLFTRDFEQAPERVNYEIIDSIINGFGDHTGIAWCELNIRTHIMDQEVKINNLRLSLVFIKSQDKWLIEHMHISLPTDAHEGDETYPIKELEDRNKVLERMVEEKTRSLHEAVKEISRIAVTDKLTGLFNRNRIDEAINQEIHRAKRYKKNFSIILMDIDYFKEVNDSCGHLTGDKVLAQFSRLLNDHTRETDILGRWGGEEFIIICPETDLDEALLLAEKLRHAVESYQFLEINKRTASFGVVDYQVCDTYDSLISRVDAALYQSKNHGRNCVYCG; this is encoded by the coding sequence TTGAAGAATATTGAAGAAGAAATCCGTTTATTGCTTAAAACCTATCTGGATACATATTTTTTAAACAGAGATTTTATAGGAACAATGAAAATGATTGGCCCAGGTGTCAGTGGTTTTGGGACAGGTTTAGATGAAAGGGCTTATAATTATAATGATTTTGAAGTGCTATTCACCAGAGATTTTGAGCAGGCTCCCGAGCGCGTAAATTATGAGATAATTGATTCAATAATAAATGGTTTTGGTGATCATACTGGAATCGCCTGGTGTGAACTTAATATCAGGACCCATATTATGGATCAGGAAGTAAAGATCAACAACTTGCGATTAAGTCTGGTATTTATTAAATCGCAGGACAAATGGTTGATTGAACATATGCATATTTCACTCCCAACTGATGCCCATGAGGGTGATGAAACTTATCCGATAAAAGAACTTGAGGATCGCAATAAAGTACTGGAAAGGATGGTGGAGGAGAAGACCAGGAGTCTTCATGAAGCGGTCAAAGAAATCAGCAGAATAGCGGTCACTGACAAATTAACCGGACTATTTAATCGTAACCGGATTGATGAAGCCATTAATCAGGAAATTCATCGGGCTAAACGATATAAAAAGAACTTTTCGATTATTTTGATGGATATCGATTATTTTAAAGAGGTCAATGACAGCTGTGGACACCTGACAGGTGATAAAGTGCTGGCTCAATTTTCACGGTTGCTAAATGACCATACCAGAGAAACCGATATTTTAGGACGGTGGGGCGGTGAAGAGTTTATTATCATCTGCCCGGAAACAGATCTTGATGAGGCCCTTTTGTTGGCGGAAAAACTCCGTCATGCTGTTGAAAGCTATCAGTTTTTAGAGATTAATAAAAGAACAGCCAGTTTTGGGGTTGTTGACTATCAGGTTTGTGATACCTATGATAGCCTGATCAGCAGGGTTGATGCAGCTTTGTATCAGTCAAAAAATCATGGTAGAAACTGCGTTTATTGTGGCTGA
- a CDS encoding MATE family efflux transporter encodes MEIQLSDRFNSVRLLRFALPSIMMMVFISIYSVVDGFFVGRYVGSYGLATVNIVFPLIMAIAAFGFMLGTGGTATVAQTLGSGQADRARGIFSFYTLVTLAFGLTATAFTFTLMTPLCYWLGASEAIIEDCVAYGRICSLGIVFFLLQAFFQTFFVAAERPKLGFYLSILSGITNILFDWLLVGRLGWGLNGAATATVAGFVVGGLFPILYFSFNHTSSLYFVRPDINWCLLFKSLGNGASEMVTNLSRSLITVLFNIILMRELGENGVAAISVMLYVEFVFTAVLIGFSVGVAPVFGFHFGARNGDELRSLFFICLRALALISLLLFAVAEVSARLLIIIFIPDNGPLIDLTVYGFRLFALSFLGCGINIFASAYFTALGNGTVSALISFLRTLVLQALSILVLPGLVGINGIWLALPLAEGLGLAISAYFFYRQRNVFKIRPQNDPAN; translated from the coding sequence ATGGAGATACAGTTATCCGACCGCTTTAATTCGGTCCGCCTTTTACGCTTTGCCCTACCATCGATTATGATGATGGTATTTATCTCGATTTATTCGGTGGTTGACGGTTTTTTTGTCGGGCGCTATGTCGGCAGCTACGGCCTGGCGACGGTTAATATCGTTTTCCCACTGATTATGGCCATCGCCGCCTTTGGTTTTATGCTCGGTACTGGCGGGACAGCCACCGTTGCCCAGACACTGGGCAGTGGACAAGCAGACAGGGCGCGGGGGATCTTCAGCTTCTATACGCTGGTTACACTCGCTTTTGGATTGACGGCGACGGCTTTTACTTTTACACTGATGACTCCGCTCTGCTACTGGCTGGGAGCCAGTGAAGCAATCATAGAAGATTGTGTGGCCTATGGCCGGATCTGTAGTCTGGGGATTGTCTTTTTTTTACTGCAGGCCTTTTTCCAGACTTTTTTTGTTGCCGCCGAACGTCCCAAGCTGGGTTTTTATCTGAGTATTCTAAGCGGAATCACCAATATTTTATTTGACTGGCTGCTGGTCGGCCGGTTGGGCTGGGGACTAAACGGTGCGGCAACAGCAACAGTAGCCGGTTTTGTTGTTGGTGGGCTGTTCCCAATCTTATATTTTTCTTTCAATCATACCAGCTCCCTATATTTTGTCCGACCCGATATCAACTGGTGTCTGCTTTTTAAAAGTCTTGGTAACGGCGCCTCGGAGATGGTAACCAATCTTTCGCGATCGCTGATTACGGTCTTATTTAATATCATCCTGATGCGCGAACTGGGTGAGAACGGAGTGGCCGCCATTTCGGTCATGCTTTATGTAGAGTTCGTTTTTACTGCTGTTTTAATCGGCTTTTCGGTAGGAGTGGCACCGGTTTTTGGCTTCCATTTCGGCGCCCGCAATGGGGACGAACTGCGCTCACTCTTTTTTATCTGTCTGCGGGCTCTGGCGCTTATTTCGCTGTTGCTGTTTGCTGTCGCCGAAGTTTCTGCTCGACTCCTGATCATCATCTTTATACCTGATAATGGACCACTAATCGATCTGACCGTTTACGGCTTCCGCCTATTTGCTCTTTCTTTTTTAGGCTGCGGCATCAATATTTTTGCCTCAGCCTATTTTACAGCCCTAGGAAACGGAACAGTTTCAGCCTTAATTTCCTTTTTGCGCACTCTGGTTCTACAGGCTCTGTCCATTCTCGTGCTGCCAGGTCTGGTTGGCATCAACGGTATCTGGCTGGCTCTCCCCCTGGCCGAAGGCCTCGGACTGGCTATCAGCGCGTACTTTTTTTATCGCCAACGGAACGTCTTTAAAATCAGGCCGCAAAATGATCCTGCCAATTAA
- a CDS encoding cation diffusion facilitator family transporter: protein MEQNSQITSDDFQKVIRQVSVVSIIGNIILSLFKLMAGIMAHSNAMISDAIHSASDVFSTFVVLIGVKLASQESDKEHPYGHERMECVAAIILAGILFVTGLGIGFEALKNILAGNYKNLAAPGMMALVAALVSIIAKEAMYWYARINARKIDSSALMADAWHHRSDALSSVGALIGIMGARMGFPIMDSVASLIIFVFIARASYDIFRDAVDKMVDHSCGEETEQQIHDCVIRNDQVLGIDLLRTRKFGNKIYVDIEIGVERTYTLQRAHEIAEGVHKNIEESFPKVKHIMVHVNPAGDIS from the coding sequence ATGGAACAAAACAGTCAAATAACGTCTGACGATTTTCAGAAAGTTATCAGACAGGTATCAGTGGTATCAATCATTGGGAATATTATCCTGTCGCTTTTCAAATTAATGGCGGGGATTATGGCCCACTCGAACGCCATGATCAGTGATGCGATTCATTCTGCTTCAGATGTTTTTTCGACCTTTGTGGTACTGATCGGAGTCAAACTGGCATCTCAGGAATCGGACAAAGAACATCCTTACGGACATGAACGAATGGAATGTGTGGCTGCTATTATTCTGGCGGGGATTCTTTTTGTGACTGGTTTAGGGATTGGTTTTGAGGCACTAAAAAACATCCTGGCAGGTAACTATAAAAATCTGGCAGCGCCTGGAATGATGGCTCTAGTGGCAGCACTGGTCTCTATCATTGCCAAGGAAGCGATGTACTGGTATGCTCGGATTAATGCCCGAAAAATTGATTCCAGCGCACTAATGGCAGATGCCTGGCACCACCGTTCCGATGCCCTTTCGTCAGTGGGAGCGCTGATTGGAATCATGGGGGCACGAATGGGCTTTCCGATTATGGATTCGGTAGCCAGTCTGATTATTTTTGTCTTTATTGCCAGAGCTTCTTACGACATTTTTCGGGATGCCGTTGATAAGATGGTAGACCACTCCTGTGGTGAAGAAACTGAACAGCAGATCCATGATTGTGTCATCAGAAATGACCAGGTGCTGGGTATTGATTTATTAAGAACCAGAAAGTTTGGCAATAAAATCTATGTCGATATTGAAATTGGCGTGGAACGTACCTACACCCTGCAACGGGCCCATGAAATAGCTGAAGGGGTCCATAAAAATATTGAAGAGTCCTTTCCCAAGGTCAAGCATATCATGGTTCATGTTAATCCGGCTGGGGATATAAGTTAA